The following proteins are co-located in the Rhodoligotrophos appendicifer genome:
- a CDS encoding ABC transporter ATP-binding protein, whose product MLQLDQLDVLYGKIQALRSVSLDLQRGEVVAVLGANGAGKTTMLKAISQLVPINAGSICFEEQRIDAKSAEDIVRRGIAQVPEGRRIFSDLSVADNLALGAYAVRAKRYQTERAHALTQVYELFPRLLERRDQKGGSLSGGEQQMLAIGRALMTLPRLLMLDEPSLGLAPVLVGNIYAALTRLKESGLTMLIVEQNVAFARMLADKAIVLANGRVVAAGPFEELAAKGAFETAYLGHSAKGDP is encoded by the coding sequence TTGTTGCAGCTTGACCAGCTTGATGTTCTCTATGGCAAGATCCAGGCGCTGCGCAGCGTCAGCCTGGACCTTCAACGTGGCGAGGTCGTTGCCGTGCTAGGCGCCAATGGCGCCGGCAAGACGACAATGCTCAAGGCAATTTCACAGCTTGTGCCCATCAATGCCGGTTCGATCTGCTTCGAGGAGCAGCGAATCGATGCGAAATCGGCCGAGGACATCGTGCGAAGAGGAATTGCCCAGGTGCCCGAGGGTCGCCGGATTTTCTCCGACCTGTCCGTCGCCGACAATCTGGCACTTGGTGCCTATGCCGTTCGCGCCAAGCGTTATCAAACCGAGCGCGCCCACGCCTTGACGCAGGTCTATGAGCTGTTTCCGCGTCTTCTCGAAAGGCGGGATCAGAAAGGCGGCAGCCTCAGCGGTGGCGAACAACAGATGCTGGCCATTGGGCGGGCGCTGATGACTCTGCCGAGGCTGCTGATGCTCGACGAGCCGTCCCTGGGTCTGGCGCCGGTCCTCGTGGGCAACATCTACGCGGCGTTGACCCGGCTGAAAGAGAGCGGATTGACCATGCTCATCGTCGAGCAGAATGTCGCCTTCGCACGAATGCTGGCCGACAAGGCGATCGTCCTGGCGAACGGTCGCGTGGTCGCTGCCGGCCCCTTCGAGGAACTGGCTGCCAAGGGCGCCTTCGAGACGGCTTATCTCGGGCACAGTGCAAAGGGCGATCCATGA
- a CDS encoding ABC transporter ATP-binding protein produces MTDLLEVSDVSRRFGGLNALDGVSFRMPRNEIRGLIGPNGAGKSTLMNIICGHDRGATGSIHFNGDQIRGRRIHQIASLGIARVFQNPRVFPGLTVLQNVMVGCHTWSRSGFVRAITGLPAGRREEREITAFAESLLEDLGLSPYALELPQNLAYGHQRMVEIARALASRPKLLLLDEPAAGLNPAETDRLKQLLLGLNASGLALLLVEHNMDLVMSLCETLTVLSFGRVIADGSPAEIRGNSDVIDVYLGSAPVVAA; encoded by the coding sequence ATGACGGACCTGCTCGAGGTCAGCGACGTCTCGCGTCGGTTTGGCGGCCTGAATGCCCTGGATGGCGTTTCTTTCCGAATGCCGCGCAATGAGATCCGCGGCCTGATCGGTCCTAACGGTGCCGGCAAATCGACGTTGATGAACATCATCTGCGGCCATGATCGCGGTGCGACGGGAAGCATTCATTTCAATGGAGATCAGATCCGAGGCCGCAGAATCCACCAGATCGCCAGCCTCGGTATTGCCCGCGTCTTCCAGAATCCGCGTGTCTTTCCTGGTCTTACGGTGCTGCAGAATGTCATGGTCGGCTGCCATACCTGGTCTCGTTCCGGATTTGTTCGTGCGATCACGGGTTTGCCTGCAGGCCGTCGGGAGGAACGCGAGATCACCGCATTTGCCGAGAGCCTGCTCGAGGATCTCGGACTTTCGCCTTATGCGCTGGAACTTCCGCAGAACCTCGCTTATGGCCATCAGCGCATGGTGGAGATCGCGCGGGCACTCGCCAGTAGGCCGAAGCTGCTTCTGCTTGATGAGCCGGCGGCTGGTTTGAACCCCGCTGAGACCGACCGCCTTAAGCAGTTGCTCCTCGGCCTCAATGCATCTGGGTTGGCCCTACTTCTGGTCGAACACAACATGGATCTGGTCATGTCCCTCTGCGAGACCCTCACCGTGTTGAGCTTCGGGCGTGTCATTGCCGATGGCAGCCCGGCGGAGATTCGCGGCAACAGCGACGTGATCGATGTGTATCTCGGGAGCGCGCCCGTTGTTGCAGCTTGA
- a CDS encoding branched-chain amino acid ABC transporter permease: protein MQKILALRPMAWWALFIAAVLTAPLWANDSLILLLVLAGLYGITAVGLDMLIGYAGQISFGQAGFIAMGAYGSALLSMNTDLAPWLTIPLAAIIVALCAWVMGAIILRLKGHYLAMATFAFGQVVFLLVGTLEVTGGASGLYGIPPLSLFGTDIVTPTQAFFLAWLIFAVCLFAALRIKDSRVGRALLALRYDETAASACGVNVHLMKTHVFALSALMAGIAGGIFAHYFSVVSADSFTVHLSILVMAIVVVGGMGTAWGTVIGTLLLTVVPGLLLTSTRYNGLLYGVIYIAVFLLFPQGIAGALTQFRDSARASPKKGDAAPSAPVASGQP, encoded by the coding sequence ATGCAGAAGATCCTTGCGCTTCGTCCGATGGCCTGGTGGGCACTCTTCATCGCTGCGGTGCTGACGGCCCCTCTCTGGGCCAATGACAGCCTCATCCTTCTGCTCGTCCTGGCCGGCCTCTACGGGATCACCGCCGTCGGGCTCGACATGCTTATCGGCTATGCTGGGCAGATCTCCTTCGGACAGGCTGGTTTCATCGCCATGGGCGCCTATGGCTCAGCTCTGCTCTCGATGAACACTGATCTCGCGCCCTGGCTGACGATTCCGCTCGCCGCCATCATCGTTGCTCTCTGTGCCTGGGTAATGGGCGCCATAATCCTGCGACTCAAGGGGCATTATCTCGCGATGGCGACCTTCGCGTTCGGCCAAGTCGTCTTTCTTCTCGTCGGCACCCTAGAGGTCACCGGTGGTGCCAGCGGCCTTTACGGCATTCCGCCGCTGTCGCTGTTCGGGACCGACATCGTCACGCCGACCCAGGCCTTTTTCCTGGCCTGGCTGATCTTTGCGGTGTGTCTCTTCGCTGCGTTGCGGATCAAGGACTCCCGTGTCGGCCGGGCACTTCTTGCCTTGCGCTATGATGAAACCGCCGCCTCAGCATGCGGCGTGAACGTGCATCTGATGAAGACCCATGTGTTTGCGCTCTCTGCTTTAATGGCTGGGATCGCCGGTGGCATCTTCGCCCACTATTTCAGCGTAGTCAGCGCCGATTCCTTCACCGTTCACCTCTCGATTTTGGTCATGGCGATTGTGGTTGTCGGCGGCATGGGCACTGCATGGGGTACGGTGATCGGTACGTTGCTGCTGACGGTCGTTCCGGGCCTCCTGCTCACCTCGACCCGCTATAATGGTCTTCTCTATGGCGTCATCTACATTGCTGTCTTCCTGTTGTTTCCCCAGGGTATAGCAGGGGCTCTCACACAGTTCAGGGACTCGGCTAGGGCATCTCCAAAGAAAGGTGACGCCGCTCCGAGCGCGCCTGTTGCGAGTGGCCAGCCATGA
- a CDS encoding branched-chain amino acid ABC transporter permease, whose amino-acid sequence MTDPVLHDVVRLAMSALSQGCLYGLVAIGFSLIYNSTCVINFAQGEFVMLGGVLSFAGIYYGLPLALAVLLAIILTTLVGLALQRVIISPLHRRHAPSFSYAFTLFGISVILSNLVLVTAGSEAITVPAFTSGPPVEIFTAFVQRQSLWLIAVSLLVTAGLTVFWTCTLTGKAMRAAAMDPAAARLVGISISRVVAAAYALSATFGAIAGAVSAPIILTGYNIGLPLLVKGFVAAIIGGFGSVFGAMIGGLALALIEAFSSYFISSTYRDVISFVVMILFLLVLPHGLFGRRTGHRLEI is encoded by the coding sequence ATGACCGACCCCGTGCTGCACGACGTCGTTCGCCTCGCCATGTCCGCCTTGTCGCAAGGCTGTCTCTATGGTCTGGTGGCGATCGGATTCTCGCTTATCTACAATTCGACCTGCGTCATCAATTTCGCCCAGGGCGAATTCGTGATGCTGGGCGGCGTTCTAAGCTTTGCCGGGATTTATTACGGCCTCCCGTTGGCGCTGGCGGTGTTGCTGGCGATCATCCTGACCACCCTTGTGGGGCTGGCGTTGCAGCGTGTCATCATCTCGCCCCTGCATCGCCGTCACGCGCCGTCCTTCAGCTATGCGTTTACCCTCTTCGGGATCTCCGTCATCCTCTCCAATCTGGTGCTGGTCACCGCCGGCAGCGAGGCGATTACGGTTCCGGCATTTACCAGCGGTCCACCGGTGGAAATCTTTACCGCGTTCGTCCAGCGGCAGAGCCTTTGGCTGATCGCGGTAAGTCTTCTGGTAACGGCGGGACTGACCGTGTTCTGGACCTGTACACTTACCGGAAAAGCCATGCGCGCGGCCGCCATGGATCCTGCAGCCGCCCGGCTGGTGGGCATATCAATCAGCCGTGTCGTGGCGGCAGCCTATGCCTTGAGCGCCACTTTTGGGGCGATTGCCGGGGCCGTCTCGGCGCCGATCATCCTCACCGGCTACAATATCGGGCTGCCTCTGTTGGTGAAGGGATTCGTGGCGGCGATCATCGGCGGGTTCGGCAGCGTATTTGGCGCCATGATTGGGGGATTGGCCCTGGCGCTCATCGAAGCCTTCAGCAGCTACTTCATCAGCTCGACATATCGCGACGTCATTTCGTTCGTGGTCATGATTCTATTTCTCCTCGTGCTGCCTCATGGATTGTTTGGCCGCCGCACCGGGCATCGCTTGGAGATCTGA
- a CDS encoding ABC transporter substrate-binding protein, with protein sequence MRPAFKHVVLALGFLAATVPALADDGPIKIGIISSITGPAANTGQQELDGAQLAIDMANKAGGINGRQLQGVVYDDKYDPATAAVGMTTLVNSDNVVAVAGSTSSASVLALAPIAARLKVADVSFAALTGKFTKEPPAWIFGMYPPAPIESAAILKYLLSQKDIKKVAIIHDSVPYATTLRDQFMAAAKEAGLEIIAVESYQPHDTDFQPQLIKIQSAKPDVIVQFGGSIPPAIIAKTRYQLGIKTPMVAGSPVFGVGLKKFKEIGGDAAVEGLVASLSTLDVYKTLPASDPRTPAIQTFATAFKEKYGREPVNYNGLGYDAVNLIIDAIKRAGTDREKIRDALEATQNFAGTTAVVSFSPTNHIGPTPESLVMAQVKDGALVALP encoded by the coding sequence ATGAGGCCTGCCTTTAAACATGTTGTGCTGGCGCTCGGGTTTCTAGCCGCGACGGTGCCGGCTCTTGCCGATGACGGCCCGATCAAGATCGGCATCATCAGCAGTATCACTGGTCCGGCGGCGAATACCGGACAGCAGGAACTGGATGGCGCCCAGCTGGCTATCGACATGGCGAACAAGGCAGGCGGCATCAATGGCCGGCAGCTGCAGGGTGTCGTCTATGACGACAAATATGATCCGGCGACGGCGGCCGTCGGGATGACGACACTCGTCAATTCGGACAATGTTGTTGCGGTTGCCGGGTCCACTTCGTCTGCATCGGTCCTGGCCCTGGCTCCCATCGCTGCCAGGCTCAAGGTCGCTGATGTCTCCTTCGCAGCGTTGACGGGCAAGTTCACCAAGGAGCCGCCCGCGTGGATCTTCGGCATGTACCCGCCGGCGCCCATCGAGTCGGCGGCCATCCTGAAGTACCTTCTCAGCCAAAAGGACATTAAGAAAGTCGCGATCATCCACGATTCGGTGCCCTATGCGACAACCCTGCGGGATCAGTTCATGGCGGCGGCCAAGGAGGCGGGCCTCGAGATCATCGCGGTGGAAAGCTATCAGCCTCATGACACCGATTTCCAGCCCCAGCTGATCAAAATCCAGAGCGCCAAGCCCGATGTGATCGTCCAGTTCGGCGGCAGCATACCGCCGGCGATCATTGCCAAGACACGCTACCAGCTCGGCATCAAGACGCCGATGGTTGCCGGTTCTCCGGTTTTCGGGGTGGGATTGAAGAAGTTCAAGGAGATCGGTGGGGACGCAGCGGTAGAAGGTCTTGTAGCGTCCCTGTCTACGCTGGATGTGTACAAGACTTTGCCGGCCTCAGACCCTCGGACCCCCGCCATCCAGACCTTCGCGACCGCCTTCAAGGAGAAGTACGGCCGAGAACCGGTCAACTACAACGGACTCGGCTATGATGCCGTAAACCTCATCATCGATGCGATCAAACGCGCGGGAACCGACAGGGAGAAGATCCGCGATGCCCTCGAGGCCACGCAGAATTTTGCCGGCACGACGGCGGTGGTGAGCTTCAGTCCAACGAACCATATCGGCCCCACCCCGGAATCCCTGGTGATGGCCCAGGTCAAGGATGGGGCGCTGGTCGCTTTGCCATGA
- a CDS encoding IclR family transcriptional regulator — protein sequence MSVKALGKSLAVLKHFAIDDTPLGVTDLAEATGMTKGQISKILSTFREAGLLTQDPETRRYSVGLQAFALGARFMNSHRLAHDAPPIMRALVEKNRQSARLSIAHGDDVLYIYGIEGPLLLQMGWQIGTWMPLHATAAGKAVAAFFAPDRLALVINRQELTKFTENTVVDRDRLSAQLEDVRRLGWARNRGELTPGVAVIAVPIFNRNRIVTGALSQVYPEHLVGEIDDESLVDDLHDAAKALSARLGCLVYPFGGHRRPNP from the coding sequence ATGTCTGTAAAAGCTTTGGGAAAATCGCTTGCCGTCCTGAAGCACTTCGCCATCGACGATACCCCCCTTGGCGTGACGGATCTCGCCGAAGCAACCGGGATGACTAAGGGACAAATCTCCAAGATCCTCAGCACGTTCCGCGAGGCGGGCCTGCTGACGCAGGATCCGGAAACACGGCGCTATTCCGTAGGATTGCAGGCATTCGCCCTAGGCGCGCGTTTCATGAACAGCCATCGCCTCGCCCATGATGCGCCCCCAATCATGCGCGCCCTGGTCGAAAAGAACCGGCAAAGCGCCCGTCTGTCGATCGCACATGGCGACGACGTGCTCTACATCTACGGCATCGAGGGGCCGCTCTTGCTTCAGATGGGTTGGCAGATCGGGACATGGATGCCGCTGCACGCCACCGCTGCAGGAAAAGCTGTTGCTGCCTTCTTTGCGCCAGACCGGCTGGCTTTGGTGATCAACCGCCAGGAATTGACCAAATTCACCGAGAACACGGTTGTCGACCGCGATCGATTGTCGGCCCAGCTTGAGGACGTCCGACGCCTGGGCTGGGCGCGGAACCGCGGCGAACTCACTCCCGGCGTAGCGGTCATCGCTGTGCCGATCTTCAATCGGAATCGCATAGTGACCGGCGCACTGAGCCAAGTCTACCCCGAGCATCTGGTTGGCGAGATCGACGACGAGAGCCTCGTCGATGACCTACACGATGCCGCAAAGGCTCTGTCGGCGCGGCTCGGCTGTCTGGTCTATCCTTTTGGCGGTCACCGCAGGCCAAATCCCTGA
- a CDS encoding cyclase family protein, which yields MMKYADLLARTDAPPGSSWGLFGADDELGSLNFLTPARVRDAAGLVKRGTVFNLDCALDAFQPPIARHRNPPKHTIFSNSPFHNDDYLDSFYLQATSQIDGLRHFRHPRYGFYNDALRVTATPEDPHLGIARMAEHGIVGRGVLLDVERYLVGLGRRLDHRNGGHFDVAVLDAVAASQGISFQPGDLLLVRTGWLNYYFNEASDADRAALPSNLISPGLVQSHDSLAWLWDHQFSVLAFDNAGVECVPAIAASPFIDEMQGIEGVNAHHAPMMHPYLIALLGFVLGELWNLEALADDCAADGVYEFLVSSKPLNLRGGVGSPANAMAIK from the coding sequence ATGATGAAATATGCTGACCTGCTGGCGCGAACCGACGCTCCTCCCGGGTCCTCCTGGGGCTTGTTTGGTGCTGACGACGAACTCGGCTCGCTCAATTTTTTGACGCCGGCACGCGTCCGCGATGCTGCGGGCTTGGTCAAGCGAGGAACGGTGTTCAATCTGGACTGCGCTCTCGACGCATTCCAACCGCCGATCGCCCGGCATAGAAACCCGCCGAAACATACGATCTTCAGCAACAGCCCCTTTCATAATGACGATTATCTCGACAGCTTCTACTTGCAGGCCACCTCGCAGATCGACGGGCTCCGTCACTTTAGGCATCCCCGTTATGGGTTCTACAATGATGCACTGAGGGTGACCGCCACGCCGGAGGACCCGCATCTGGGAATCGCGCGAATGGCGGAGCACGGAATCGTCGGACGTGGCGTGCTGCTCGACGTGGAGCGCTACCTCGTGGGCCTAGGCCGTCGCCTCGACCATCGCAACGGCGGTCACTTCGACGTCGCCGTCTTGGATGCCGTGGCTGCCTCGCAAGGCATCTCTTTTCAGCCGGGCGACCTCCTTCTGGTTCGGACGGGATGGCTGAATTACTATTTCAATGAGGCCAGTGACGCGGATCGCGCGGCATTGCCTTCCAATCTGATTTCGCCTGGCCTGGTTCAGTCCCATGACAGCCTCGCCTGGCTCTGGGACCATCAATTCTCGGTTCTCGCATTCGACAATGCCGGCGTCGAATGCGTTCCAGCCATCGCTGCATCGCCGTTCATCGACGAGATGCAGGGGATTGAGGGTGTGAACGCCCATCACGCGCCCATGATGCATCCCTATCTGATCGCGCTCCTGGGATTTGTCCTAGGTGAATTGTGGAACCTCGAGGCGCTGGCCGATGATTGCGCGGCCGATGGGGTCTATGAGTTCCTGGTTTCGTCGAAGCCGCTGAACCTGCGGGGCGGCGTTGGCTCGCCCGCCAATGCCATGGCGATCAAATGA
- a CDS encoding amidohydrolase family protein — protein MSDPSSRFVDLFGSMPTPERLAFEILSWGSEPGYSGVFRDRWADLQNLPREVVAQVAALPRSSYPREAVSLLAPHARRIADLVSEFRRAGAVRTVLHNLLPTNPGLRNDDLAAITTQFPDDLLGFARIDPTTGIEAANEIRRCVSSFGFRGATMTPFWHQIRCDDETCFPIYETCSALGIPIWIHMSVNWKRTTPLSFEHPLHIDAVACKFPDLKIIAGHGGWPWIQDMVAVAWRHPNVFVDTTAFRPKHIATPGSGWDMLWYFMQRTLQEKVLFGSTWTLLGMSLDKVVAEVAETDLDTKTKERWLYGNAAKLFDLTR, from the coding sequence ATGAGCGATCCATCGTCTCGTTTCGTTGATCTGTTCGGATCGATGCCCACTCCGGAAAGACTAGCCTTCGAGATCCTGTCCTGGGGGTCCGAACCTGGCTATTCCGGTGTCTTCCGGGACCGATGGGCAGATCTCCAGAATTTGCCCCGCGAGGTGGTGGCGCAGGTCGCCGCGCTGCCACGTTCGTCCTATCCCAGGGAGGCGGTTTCGCTGCTGGCGCCGCATGCGCGCCGCATCGCGGACCTCGTCAGCGAGTTCCGCCGTGCGGGAGCCGTAAGGACGGTGCTGCACAATCTGCTTCCCACCAATCCCGGCCTCCGCAATGACGACCTGGCCGCGATTACAACCCAGTTTCCAGACGATTTGTTGGGCTTCGCCCGGATCGATCCCACGACAGGTATCGAGGCGGCCAACGAGATCCGGCGGTGCGTATCGAGCTTCGGATTCCGGGGCGCTACCATGACGCCTTTTTGGCACCAGATCCGCTGCGATGACGAGACCTGCTTTCCGATCTACGAGACATGCAGCGCGTTGGGCATTCCGATCTGGATCCACATGAGTGTCAACTGGAAGCGAACGACGCCGCTGAGCTTCGAACATCCGCTCCACATCGATGCCGTCGCCTGTAAGTTCCCTGACCTGAAGATCATCGCCGGTCATGGTGGCTGGCCGTGGATCCAGGACATGGTCGCCGTCGCCTGGCGGCATCCTAACGTCTTTGTCGACACCACAGCCTTCCGGCCGAAGCATATCGCGACGCCCGGCAGCGGCTGGGACATGCTGTGGTACTTCATGCAACGCACATTGCAGGAGAAAGTTCTTTTCGGTTCAACCTGGACGCTCCTGGGGATGAGCCTGGACAAGGTTGTGGCCGAGGTCGCGGAGACCGATCTCGACACCAAGACGAAAGAACGGTGGCTCTACGGAAACGCGGCGAAGCTGTTCGACCTCACTCGCTGA
- the dctP gene encoding TRAP transporter substrate-binding protein DctP, with amino-acid sequence MRLTQILCLALPILLLAPAAEGQEKQTLRVADVYPAGHFVAEALTKPWMKEVEARTGGAVTFQYFPAEQLGKGKDLLSLTQSGVADIGLVIPAFVSDKLPLSAVAELPGGFAEACQGTMAFWKLANGGFLAEKEYAPNGVRVLFATVLPPYQIFSRTKLDSLKSFTGLKIYSTGGAKDLTVRKLGAVPIRMSTAEVFESLTRGTIDGGLMSYSTARAYNLQEEVHSATEGQNFGSGVITYVISGDRLAKLSPDVQKALIEAGDAVTRQACAKIQQSMQGDVNTLKEAGVEMMTLPDADRTKISEDMASVGQEWALELDKRGKSGTKALDAFHAALKASN; translated from the coding sequence ATGAGGCTGACGCAAATATTGTGCTTGGCTCTCCCTATCCTGCTCCTTGCGCCAGCAGCTGAGGGCCAGGAGAAACAAACGCTCCGTGTCGCCGATGTTTATCCGGCGGGCCATTTCGTGGCCGAGGCTCTGACGAAGCCGTGGATGAAAGAGGTCGAGGCTCGCACTGGTGGTGCTGTGACCTTTCAGTATTTTCCGGCCGAGCAGCTGGGAAAGGGCAAAGACCTGCTCTCTTTGACCCAGTCCGGCGTTGCCGATATCGGCCTCGTTATCCCGGCCTTTGTGTCCGACAAACTGCCGCTCTCAGCTGTCGCCGAGCTGCCCGGAGGCTTTGCCGAGGCCTGCCAGGGAACCATGGCATTCTGGAAGCTGGCCAATGGCGGATTTCTTGCCGAGAAGGAATATGCCCCCAATGGGGTCCGCGTGCTGTTTGCGACCGTCCTGCCGCCATATCAGATTTTTTCACGAACGAAGCTCGACTCGCTGAAGAGCTTCACCGGGCTTAAGATCTATTCAACTGGAGGTGCGAAGGATCTGACCGTGCGCAAACTCGGCGCGGTTCCGATCCGGATGTCAACAGCCGAGGTTTTCGAGTCGCTGACCCGGGGCACGATCGACGGGGGGCTGATGTCCTACTCGACGGCGCGCGCATACAATCTGCAGGAGGAGGTCCATTCCGCGACCGAGGGCCAGAACTTCGGCAGCGGCGTCATCACCTATGTAATCTCCGGTGACCGGTTGGCGAAGCTTTCCCCTGACGTACAGAAGGCTCTCATCGAAGCCGGTGATGCTGTGACGCGCCAAGCCTGCGCCAAGATCCAACAGTCCATGCAAGGCGACGTCAACACGCTGAAGGAGGCAGGCGTCGAGATGATGACCTTGCCCGATGCGGATCGAACTAAAATCTCCGAGGATATGGCGAGCGTGGGTCAAGAATGGGCTCTCGAGCTCGACAAGCGCGGCAAGTCCGGCACGAAGGCGCTGGATGCTTTTCACGCGGCGCTGAAGGCGTCCAACTAG
- the dctP gene encoding TRAP transporter substrate-binding protein DctP — MIRRLLKTTVAALSLFASFTTVHAQEKITLRVADHYPVNAPTGRYTAGFFMDEVKKATNGAVEFQYFPAEQMGKVKDLLALTQSGVVDIGFVGPSYVSDKMPLSGVAELPGTFATSCEGTRAYWALARDGGLLDKTEFRPNGVRVLLSVVLPPYQIFTRNSLDGIAGVEGLKLRSGGGAQDLTIRKLGAVPIRLAGPEVYESLARGTLDGVVFPIPSIATFNLQGNLKTGTVGENFGGFAVNYVISDAKWKSLPDAVKNAMLSAGEATTKHACEMSDRDQEPALAKLEAAGVDMKPLTQADQTKITELLRPVQTEWATALDKRGKPGGEVLKAFLAELGKAN, encoded by the coding sequence ATGATCCGGCGACTTCTCAAGACGACGGTTGCGGCGCTGTCGCTTTTCGCAAGCTTCACGACGGTGCACGCGCAAGAGAAGATCACGTTGCGCGTAGCCGACCATTATCCGGTGAATGCCCCAACGGGCCGCTACACGGCAGGCTTCTTCATGGACGAAGTGAAGAAGGCAACGAACGGCGCGGTGGAATTCCAGTATTTCCCAGCAGAGCAGATGGGCAAGGTGAAGGACCTGCTGGCCCTGACGCAAAGTGGTGTCGTTGATATCGGTTTTGTGGGACCGTCCTACGTGTCCGACAAAATGCCACTGTCGGGCGTCGCGGAACTGCCCGGCACATTTGCGACGTCCTGTGAGGGAACTCGAGCTTATTGGGCTTTGGCCAGAGACGGCGGACTTCTCGACAAGACCGAGTTCCGGCCGAATGGCGTCCGCGTATTGCTTTCCGTCGTTCTGCCCCCCTATCAGATCTTCACACGCAATTCGCTGGATGGCATCGCCGGTGTCGAAGGGTTGAAGCTGCGCTCGGGCGGCGGCGCGCAGGACCTCACCATCCGCAAGCTCGGCGCCGTTCCGATCCGTCTGGCGGGGCCGGAGGTCTATGAGTCACTGGCACGGGGCACCCTGGATGGGGTCGTGTTCCCTATCCCGTCGATTGCGACCTTCAACTTGCAGGGCAATCTCAAGACCGGCACCGTCGGCGAGAACTTCGGAGGTTTCGCCGTCAACTACGTAATTTCGGACGCTAAATGGAAGAGCCTCCCGGATGCAGTCAAAAACGCCATGCTTTCCGCCGGTGAAGCGACGACAAAGCACGCCTGCGAGATGTCGGACAGGGATCAGGAGCCAGCACTGGCAAAGCTGGAGGCAGCAGGCGTCGACATGAAGCCGTTGACGCAGGCGGACCAGACGAAGATCACCGAGTTGCTGAGGCCTGTTCAGACCGAATGGGCCACTGCTCTGGATAAGCGAGGCAAGCCAGGGGGCGAGGTCTTAAAGGCGTTCCTCGCGGAACTCGGAAAAGCGAACTGA
- a CDS encoding TRAP transporter small permease subunit yields the protein MGKLHRWITAVERVSEAISGFVVLAIMVIVAIDVVMRYAFNAPLSWSFDVISIYLMAAAFFLSASDTLRRGHHVAVDIAYEHFSPRLKILSKLVGWIMSAVVFGLMAALAARSALSRWETADVIAGAIAWPTWIPSALAAFGLSLLTLRLVVGSLGALASLLTGNERFAAPLHADIDRVEDTI from the coding sequence ATGGGCAAGCTGCACCGATGGATCACCGCCGTCGAACGAGTGTCGGAGGCAATCTCCGGCTTCGTCGTGCTGGCGATCATGGTGATCGTCGCAATCGACGTGGTCATGCGCTACGCCTTCAACGCGCCGCTCTCCTGGTCGTTCGACGTCATTTCGATCTACCTGATGGCGGCGGCGTTCTTCCTGTCGGCATCGGATACGCTGCGGCGCGGCCATCACGTTGCGGTGGACATCGCCTATGAGCATTTTTCACCTCGCTTGAAGATCCTGTCAAAGCTAGTGGGCTGGATAATGTCTGCCGTGGTCTTCGGGCTGATGGCCGCTTTGGCCGCCAGAAGCGCATTGAGCCGCTGGGAAACTGCGGACGTCATTGCCGGCGCAATCGCCTGGCCAACCTGGATCCCGTCGGCATTGGCCGCCTTCGGCCTCAGCCTGCTGACTTTACGCCTTGTCGTCGGCTCGCTCGGCGCCTTGGCGAGTTTGCTCACCGGAAATGAGCGTTTCGCCGCTCCGCTCCATGCGGACATTGACCGCGTGGAGGATACGATCTGA